From a region of the Daphnia pulicaria isolate SC F1-1A chromosome 1, SC_F0-13Bv2, whole genome shotgun sequence genome:
- the LOC124314141 gene encoding integrase/recombinase xerD homolog yields MESQSLDIVSTAQGQKSELSLGLEAAQHYLSKSVRSSTKQQYDRVYGIWRDFCCRNQVPEFGVGHEHLAVCLSLVMMRDQSYSKVVMLSAAIANEHRIRMLPSPTTHETISTLFRGFRNEHPQTRAAKLPITEEILDKMYAHLYQTQHGRDGLRASVVLWRTVWRISMEYHTLGRFSDIVKLCRKDVNYVTDPSPHLRILFKGGKNDQYTEGGERVVASNPDVKRCPVQLTLNYFRFLGLSYDGYLVPLCTAKNSPNPAKSVPYSGALTDLKKLMNLLGYDEKLYGEHSGKRGGATTAAAHGATDKQLKRLGGWRSDAMPAKYVDLSIPSRLSMSELLQKKV; encoded by the exons ATGGAGAGCCAAAGTCTAGATATCGTGTCAACTGCCCAGGGTCAGAAATCCGAGTTGTCTTTGGGTCTTGAAGCCGCTCAGCATTATCTGTCGAAATCCGTACGAAGCTCAACAAAGCAGCAG TACGACCGCGTGTACGGAATCTGGCGTGATTTTTGCTGCCGAAACCAAGTACCAGAGTTTGGGGTTGGTCATGAGCATTTGGCCGTTTGTCTATCCCTCGTGATGATGCGGGACCAGTCCTATTCCAAGGTTGTTATGCTGAGTGCTGCCATTGCTAATGAGCATCGGATTCGTATGCTGCCGTCGCCGACAACTCATGAAACAATATCCACTTTGTTTCGTGGGTTTCGTAATGAACACCCACAGACTCGTGCTGCCAAATTGCCAATTACTGAAGAAATTCTGGACAAGATGTATGCCCACCTCTACCAAACTCAACATGGAAGAGACGGACTGCGGGCGTCTGTTGTTCTCTGGAGAACAGTATGGAGGATCTCGATGGAGTATCACACTCTCGGAAGGTTTAGCGACATCGTCAAGCTTTGTAGAAAAGACGTCAACTACGTCACGGACCCTTCGCCCCATCTGAGGATTTTATTCAAAGGTGGGAAGAACGACCAGTATACCGAGGGTGGTGAGCGTGTAGTAGCCTCAAATCCAGACGTTAAACGCTGTCCTGTTCAGCTTACGTTGAACTATTTCCGATTCCTTGGCCTTTCCTACGATGGTTATCTCGTTCCTTTGTGTACTGCCAAAAATTCCCCAAATCCTGCCAAATCTGTACCATACAGTGGGGCTTTGACTGACCTGAAGAAGTTGATGAACTTGTTGGGTTACGACGAGAAACTCTACGGTGAGCATTCTGGAAAGAGAGGTGGAGCGactacagcagcagctcatggAGCTACTGACAAACAGCTGAAACGTCTGGGAGGGTGGCGTTCCGATGCAATGCCCGCCAAATATGTTGATCTCTCCATCCCAAGTCGTCTCTCTATGTCGGAGTTGTTGCAAAAGAAAGTTTGA